One stretch of Arachis duranensis cultivar V14167 chromosome 1, aradu.V14167.gnm2.J7QH, whole genome shotgun sequence DNA includes these proteins:
- the LOC107463059 gene encoding LOW QUALITY PROTEIN: acetate--CoA ligase CCL3 (The sequence of the model RefSeq protein was modified relative to this genomic sequence to represent the inferred CDS: inserted 2 bases in 1 codon) has translation MVARDIDELPKNAANYTALTPLWFLERAAQVHPTRASLIHGSRRYTWQQTYHRCRRFASALNNRSIGLGNTVAVIAPNIPALYEAHFGIPMAGAVLNPVNIRLNASTIAFLLGHSSASAVIVDQEFFTLAEEALKIWSDKTKGFKPPLLVVIGDENCDPKQLRYAKGKGAIEYEDFLESGDPGYAWKPPEDEWQSIALGYTSGTTASPKGVVLHHRGAYLMSLSGAVIWGMNEGAVYLWTLPMFHCNGWCYTWTLAALCGTNICLRQVAAKAVYEAIAKYKVTHFCAAPVVLNTIVNAPPEDTILPLPHVVHVNTAGAAPPPSVLAAMSQRGFRVTHTYGLSETYGPSTVCAWKPEWESLPPETQAXMRGNVVMKGYLKNPKANEETFANGWFHSGDLAVKHPDGYIEIKDRSKDIIISGAENISSVEIENVMYTHPAILEASVVARPDEKWGESPCAFVTLKPGVDASNEQRLVEDIMKFCRAKMPAYWVPKSVVFGPLPKTATGKIQKHLLRAKAKEMGPVKISKL, from the exons ATGGTGGCGCGCGACATAGACGAATTGCCCAAGAACGCTGCCAACTACACAGCGTTGACGCCGCTGTGGTTCCTGGAGAGAGCAGCTCAGGTGCACCCCACCAGAGCCTCCCTCATCCATGGATCCCGTCGCTACACGTGGCAACAGACTTACCACCGTTGCCGTCGATTCGCATCTGCTCTCAACAATCGTTCCATCGGTCTCGGCAACACC GTTGCTGTTATTGCACCCAACATTCCAGCTCTGTATGAAGCTCATTTTGGAATTCCAATGGCAGGAGCAGTATTGAACCCTGTTAACATTAGGTTGAATGCATCCACCATAGCATTCCTTCTTGGTCATTCCTCCGCATCAGCGGTAATTGTGGATCAAGAGTTCTTTACCTTAGCAGAGGAAGCTTTGAAAATATGGTCTGATAAAACCAAAGGCTTCAAGCCTCCACTTTTAGTTGTGATTGGTGATGAGAACTGTGATCCTAAGCAACTAAGATATGCTAAGGGAAAAGGAGCAATTGAATATGAGGATTTTCTTGAGAGTGGTGACCCTGGATATGCATGGAAACCCCCGGAGGATGAGTGGCAAAGTATTGCATTAGGTTACACTTCTGGTACAACTGCTAGTCCTAAGGGTGTGGTGTTACACCATAGAGGAGCATATCTTATGTCTCTAAGTGGTGCTGTTATTTGGGGAATGAATGAAGGAGCTGTGTATCTTTGGACACTACCTATGTTTCATTGCAATGGTTGGTGCTACACTTGGACCCTTGCTGCTCTATGTGGTACTAACATATGCCTTCGTCAG GTAGCAGCTAAGGCAGTGTATGAAGCCATTGCCAAGTACAAAGTGACTCATTTTTGTGCAGCACCAGTGGTTCTCAATACAATAGTGAATGCACCACCCGAAGACACCATCCTTCCTCTGCCTCATGTTGTTCATGTTAATACAGCTGGAGCTGCTCCTCCTCCTTCTGTTCTGGCCGCAATGTCCCAAAGAGGATTTCGCGTCACTCACACTTATGGCCTCTCAGAAACCTATGGCCCCTCCACAGTCTGTGCCTGGAAGCCAGAGTGGGAATCGCTTCCCCCTGAAACCCAAGC GATGCGTGGCAATGTTGTGATGAAAGGATACTTAAAGAATCCCAAAGCCAATGAAGAGACCTTTGCAAATGGATGGTTTCACTCGGGTGATCTCGCCGTAAAGCACCCAGATGGATACATAGAAATCAAGGACAGATCAAAGGACATAATCATCTCGGGTGCTGAGAATATCAGCAGTGTGGAGATTGAGAATGTTATGTATACACACCCTGCAATTCTTGAGGCATCAGTGGTTGCAAGACCAGATGAGAAATGGGGTGAGTCTCCTTGTGCTTTTGTGACATTGAAGCCAGGAGTGGATGCTAGCAACGAGCAGCGTCTTGTTGAGGATATAATGAAGTTCTGTAGGGCCAAGATGCCTGCTTATTGGGTCCCAAAATCAGTGGTTTTCGGACCCTTACCTAAGACAGCTACTGGGAAGATTCAGAAGCATTTGCTGAGGGCCAAGGCTAAAGAGATGGGACCTGTTAAGATCAGCAAGTTGTAA